A genome region from Aphelocoma coerulescens isolate FSJ_1873_10779 chromosome Z unlocalized genomic scaffold, UR_Acoe_1.0 ChrZ, whole genome shotgun sequence includes the following:
- the MCIDAS gene encoding multicilin, whose amino-acid sequence MPPALDCTDFDFSLGEEVAFGPCTPQLQSSVLVQVLPQHLSSSEPCWRDLADQHQKALGDALEANSQLQETLTQRQEELVTLRESNVQLKELASQARQLAAVLDTLMLPQSADGTALPPPPPLHPLPPPPAAAATAATAAAAPAGSGREDAEGVDAMLRVVSEKCRAALRSLGGRAGDRSGGSPGGSPGGSPTAKRPRPGPRLHGAFRGLRTGRAAPRPVGGELEGGGSLRAALGEAGAIRTLAFPQGNAFTLRTAAGGHRFRWVPR is encoded by the exons ATGCCACCAGCACTGGACTGTACTGATTTTGATTTCTCACTTGGTGAGGAGGTGGCTTTTGGCCCCTGCACCCCACAGCTGCAGAGTAGCGTGCTGGTGCAGGTGCTCCCACAGCACCTGTCTTCCTCCGAGCCGTGCTGGAGGGACCTGGCAGACCAGCACCAGAAAGCATTGGGAGATGCCCTGGAGGCAAACAGTCAG CTGCAGGAGACCCTCACACAGAGGCAGGAAGAGCTGGTGACGCTGCGGGAGAGCAACgtgcagctgaaggagctggcaAGTCAGGCCAGGCAGCTGGCCGCTGTCCTTGAC ACGTTGATGCTCCCGCAAAgcgccgacgggacagccctccctccccctcctcctcttcatcctttgcctcctcctcccgccgccgccgccaccgccgccaccgccgccgctgccccggcAGGGAGCGGCCGGGAAGATGCGGAGGGCGTGGACGCCATGCTGCGGGTCGTGTCGGAGAAGTGCCGCGCCGCCCTGCGAAGCCTGGGGGGCAGAGCGGGGGACAGGTCGgggggcagccccgggggcaGCCCGGGAGGCAGCCCCACGGCCAAGcgcccgcggccgggcccgcgTCTGCACGGCGCCTTCCGCGGGCTGCGCACCGGTcgcgccgccccgcgccccgtCGGcggggagctggaggggggcgGCAGCCTCCGGGCGGCGCTGGGGGAGGCGGGCGCCATCCGCACCCTGGCCTTCCCGCAGGGAAACGCCTTCACTCTCCGCACCGCCGCCGGCGGGCACCGCTTCCGATGGGTGCCGCGCTGA